In one window of Coralliovum pocilloporae DNA:
- a CDS encoding NAD(P)/FAD-dependent oxidoreductase — protein sequence MTDFETDILIIGAGMAGAGAAAFLARHADVLLIEREEQPGYHSTGRSAAIYIESYGPDLVRTLNRMSSDFLRNPPFAEIDGTLLKRRGLLYLSRPENEAAFDGFLKATPHLQELSLEEVSKRVPILDISQLSRAAYEPEALDIDVDRLHRGCLHHARNNGAQIRLKTEIISAQKQEQHWFIKTSQGTIKARILVNAAGAWADRVAELSGARPLGLIPMRRTAAILPAPDAMDIADWPLFVEMAEDWYAKPEAGKLLVSPADEDPVPPSDTYPDDMVLAEGLYRFEQAVTIPVSRVERSWAGLRTFAPDRLPVNGFDPDCPGFFWLAGQGGYGIQTAPAMSHIAANLILDRQSDVTPETLNGLAPSRFSR from the coding sequence AACCGATATTCTTATCATTGGCGCTGGCATGGCGGGCGCCGGAGCTGCGGCCTTTCTGGCCAGACATGCAGATGTTCTCCTTATCGAACGCGAGGAACAACCCGGCTATCACAGCACCGGCAGGTCAGCCGCCATCTATATAGAGAGCTACGGACCGGATCTGGTTCGGACACTCAATCGGATGAGTTCGGATTTTCTCAGGAACCCGCCCTTTGCTGAAATTGATGGCACGCTCTTGAAGAGACGAGGCCTACTTTATCTCTCGCGCCCCGAGAACGAAGCCGCTTTCGATGGTTTTCTCAAGGCAACGCCCCATCTTCAGGAACTATCCCTTGAGGAAGTCAGCAAACGGGTCCCGATTCTTGATATCTCACAATTGTCTCGTGCGGCCTATGAACCGGAAGCGCTCGATATTGATGTGGACCGCCTGCATCGGGGATGCCTGCACCATGCACGAAACAACGGCGCACAGATACGCCTCAAAACAGAGATTATATCTGCCCAAAAACAAGAACAGCACTGGTTCATCAAAACCAGCCAGGGCACCATCAAAGCCAGAATTCTCGTCAATGCGGCAGGTGCATGGGCAGATCGGGTTGCAGAATTGTCAGGAGCCCGGCCACTCGGCCTGATACCCATGCGGCGTACGGCGGCAATTCTTCCTGCACCAGATGCCATGGATATTGCCGACTGGCCTCTTTTCGTTGAAATGGCAGAAGACTGGTACGCCAAGCCGGAGGCTGGCAAACTGCTCGTCTCACCTGCGGATGAAGATCCTGTTCCCCCTTCGGATACATATCCGGATGACATGGTTCTTGCCGAAGGGCTCTATCGGTTTGAGCAGGCAGTTACCATCCCTGTCTCCCGGGTGGAACGCTCATGGGCCGGTCTCCGGACCTTCGCGCCGGACCGATTGCCGGTCAACGGTTTTGACCCGGATTGTCCGGGCTTCTTCTGGCTTGCAGGTCAAGGTGGCTATGGCATCCAGACAGCCCCTGCCATGAGCCACATAGCAGCAAATCTCATTCTTGATCGGCAGTCGGACGTCACGCCTGAAACGCTCAATGGCCTGGCCCCTTCGCGTTTCAGCCGTTAG
- a CDS encoding 5-guanidino-2-oxopentanoate decarboxylase, whose protein sequence is MTTLGEHLITLLTKYGVDTVFGIPGVHTVELYRGLETSTIRHITPRHEQGAGFMADGYARMTGKPGVCLVISGPGLSNIATAMLQARADSIPMLVLSAVNATGHYDSGRGYLHEMPDQRGFAGEAALFSRTIQTPQELPEALARAFAIFSSARPGPVHLEIPLNVMTEIVEPDALKSYPLPSSPAIDPISLGDLAQRCSQARKPVILAGGGVSPVARDDLRQLAEKLDAPVITTINGRRLMAPDHPLHVPFSPSLEEVRALVDDADLVLAFGTEMGRTDYDMYDTGRSVDPAFLARVDIDPQMLCRSIRPDLPITGDAARAIARLNDDVQQTAPSNDGAGRAKATRTKAWAVQPASYQQNIGLLEQIRALVPETVFVGDSTQLTYAGNMGFAPDTSGGWFNSATGFGTLGYALGAALGAKAATPSHHVLCMMGDGGIQFTLGELGVAIDHDLPITILVWDNAGYGEIKSYMVNRQIKPEGVNLTPPDFVKLAESYGFDTEQVTDMDSLPDAIKKVADRNRPALIHYRVSRS, encoded by the coding sequence ATGACCACACTGGGAGAACATCTCATCACACTGCTCACCAAATACGGTGTTGATACAGTTTTTGGAATTCCCGGTGTCCATACGGTTGAACTATATCGCGGTCTTGAAACCTCAACAATCCGCCATATCACACCGCGCCATGAACAGGGTGCCGGTTTTATGGCGGACGGATATGCCAGAATGACCGGAAAGCCGGGGGTTTGCCTGGTTATTTCAGGACCCGGCCTGTCCAATATTGCCACCGCAATGCTGCAGGCACGAGCCGATTCAATCCCGATGCTGGTCCTCTCTGCGGTCAATGCCACCGGACATTATGATTCGGGTCGCGGTTATCTCCACGAGATGCCAGACCAGCGAGGGTTTGCCGGAGAGGCCGCTCTTTTCTCGCGAACGATCCAGACTCCGCAGGAATTGCCGGAAGCGCTGGCGCGAGCATTCGCCATCTTTTCCAGCGCCCGGCCAGGCCCGGTTCATCTGGAAATCCCTCTCAACGTCATGACGGAGATTGTTGAGCCGGACGCTCTGAAATCCTATCCGCTTCCCTCATCGCCAGCCATCGACCCGATCTCACTTGGGGATCTTGCGCAACGATGCAGTCAGGCAAGGAAGCCGGTCATTCTGGCGGGCGGAGGCGTCAGCCCTGTTGCACGGGATGATTTACGGCAACTGGCTGAAAAACTCGATGCACCTGTCATCACCACCATCAACGGACGCCGCCTGATGGCCCCGGATCATCCCCTGCATGTTCCATTCAGCCCGAGCCTTGAAGAGGTCCGGGCACTGGTTGACGATGCCGACCTTGTCCTCGCTTTCGGAACTGAGATGGGGCGAACAGATTATGACATGTACGACACGGGCCGCTCAGTTGATCCTGCCTTTCTGGCGCGCGTTGATATAGACCCGCAAATGCTCTGCCGCTCCATCAGACCAGACCTTCCAATTACCGGTGACGCAGCCAGGGCAATTGCGCGCCTGAATGATGACGTGCAGCAGACCGCCCCCTCAAACGACGGGGCCGGGAGAGCGAAAGCCACCCGCACAAAGGCCTGGGCAGTACAACCAGCCTCCTATCAGCAGAACATCGGGCTGCTTGAGCAGATCCGTGCGCTGGTCCCAGAGACCGTTTTTGTCGGCGATTCAACTCAACTTACCTACGCCGGAAATATGGGATTTGCCCCAGATACCAGCGGCGGCTGGTTCAACTCCGCCACCGGTTTCGGCACCTTGGGCTATGCATTGGGCGCAGCCCTCGGGGCCAAAGCGGCCACCCCTTCACACCATGTCCTCTGCATGATGGGCGATGGGGGTATCCAGTTCACACTTGGCGAACTGGGCGTAGCCATCGACCACGACCTGCCGATAACCATTCTAGTCTGGGACAATGCCGGATATGGCGAGATCAAATCCTACATGGTGAACAGGCAGATCAAGCCTGAAGGCGTCAATCTGACGCCTCCCGACTTTGTCAAACTGGCTGAATCCTATGGCTTTGACACAGAACAGGTGACAGACATGGACAGTTTGCCAGATGCAATCAAAAAGGTCGCGGATCGAAATCGCCCGGCGCTGATTCACTACAGGGTTTCCCGGTCCTGA
- the cueR gene encoding Cu(I)-responsive transcriptional regulator gives MNIGEASSRSGLPAKTIRYYEELGLVVPDRRPNGYRDYSDKHVHKLRFLQRARRFDFSVAECRQLLSLYEDQDRSSADVKAIAEHHLEDLDRKLGELRELRETLAALVACCPGDNRPDCPILSGLGRPDQDRETL, from the coding sequence ATGAATATCGGTGAGGCTTCCAGCCGGAGTGGATTACCCGCAAAGACTATTCGCTATTATGAAGAGCTGGGTCTCGTTGTTCCGGATAGAAGGCCGAATGGCTATCGGGATTATTCCGATAAACATGTGCACAAACTGCGGTTTCTGCAGAGAGCTAGACGGTTTGATTTTTCCGTGGCTGAATGCAGGCAGTTGCTGTCGCTCTATGAGGACCAGGACCGTTCAAGCGCTGACGTCAAGGCTATTGCTGAGCATCATCTGGAGGATCTCGACCGCAAGCTCGGGGAATTGAGAGAATTGCGGGAAACCTTGGCTGCTCTCGTCGCCTGCTGCCCGGGGGATAATCGCCCGGACTGCCCGATTTTAAGCGGGCTTGGGCGACCAGATCAGGACCGGGAAACCCTGTAG
- a CDS encoding LysR substrate-binding domain-containing protein, with the protein MARRFYDLPSLTTLAVFEASARHLSLKEAASELSVTPGAVTRQIKALEEELGSSLFNRIHRGVELTDEGALLYSVLSQNFNEISNTIRQIRHKRSPVDVTIAASTAVATMWLMPRIGEFWRSFPDITVNHLISDDPVDFLRPELDLRIRYGDGSWPGETSQLLFRDEIFPVAGPDFPQDRVAIEEIPNLPLLRLESGGNRWPTWEDWFRATGLDERLVSGRRFNNYVIVLQAAQDNQGVALGWQMLIQPLLDQGKLKRLTDTGIETKSGYYLTWRDDRPLSDEAETIRAWLLDHYLS; encoded by the coding sequence TTGGCACGCCGGTTCTACGATTTACCTTCTCTGACCACCCTCGCCGTCTTCGAGGCCTCGGCCCGTCATCTCAGTCTCAAAGAAGCAGCCTCTGAGCTGAGTGTGACACCAGGCGCAGTGACCCGGCAAATCAAGGCACTTGAGGAAGAGCTGGGCTCTTCTCTGTTCAATCGCATCCATCGTGGCGTGGAATTGACCGACGAAGGTGCCCTGCTCTATTCTGTCCTGTCACAGAACTTCAACGAAATATCCAACACCATCAGACAGATAAGACACAAACGATCACCCGTTGATGTGACGATTGCAGCCAGCACTGCAGTTGCCACAATGTGGCTGATGCCACGGATCGGTGAATTCTGGAGAAGTTTCCCCGACATCACCGTCAATCATCTGATTTCTGATGATCCGGTAGATTTTCTAAGACCCGAACTTGATCTGCGCATTCGCTATGGTGATGGCTCCTGGCCCGGAGAAACATCGCAACTCCTGTTCAGGGATGAGATTTTCCCTGTAGCAGGTCCCGATTTCCCGCAAGACCGGGTCGCGATTGAAGAGATTCCCAATCTGCCGCTTCTTCGACTGGAATCCGGAGGAAATCGCTGGCCAACATGGGAGGACTGGTTCCGGGCTACCGGGCTTGATGAACGCCTTGTATCCGGGCGTCGCTTTAACAATTACGTGATTGTTCTTCAGGCCGCACAGGACAATCAGGGCGTCGCGCTTGGATGGCAAATGCTCATTCAACCACTTCTCGATCAGGGAAAGCTGAAACGGCTAACTGACACAGGTATCGAGACAAAAAGCGGTTATTACCTGACCTGGCGCGACGACCGACCGCTGAGTGATGAAGCGGAAACCATCAGAGCCTGGCTTCTGGATCACTATCTCAGTTGA
- a CDS encoding aromatic ring-hydroxylating oxygenase subunit alpha, translating to MKMIDKSVLEAVMRPVNTANGLPNEFYTDEATFAEEKQSVFFDNWAAIGFAKDIPESGDAMPVNFLGQPLLALRNKDGNVRVYENICRHRGMILVEEPKKITGAIRCAYHSWCYDLDGKLRATPHVGGPGNNTHEDVNRDQLGLNIVRSHVWMDIIFVNVSGTAPAFEDYAAHLLQRWKEFDHPIYHGGPDSSFKLEIKTNWKLAVENYCESYHLPWVHPGLNAYSRIEDHYNINEYGHYAGQGTVVYNPTLNDDGKTLKNFPDLSSKWDTGAEYIALFPNVLLGVHRDHTFAIILEAIDMHNTVEHVEIYYTDPEMLTDDYATLRQQNAGMWKGVFVEDIFVVEGMQRGRSAHQFDGGRFSPVLDTATHCFHHWVASRFMPEAEAAE from the coding sequence ATGAAAATGATCGACAAGTCAGTACTCGAAGCCGTTATGCGCCCGGTGAACACCGCCAACGGCCTGCCAAACGAGTTTTATACCGACGAGGCAACCTTTGCCGAAGAAAAGCAGAGCGTTTTCTTTGACAACTGGGCTGCTATCGGCTTTGCGAAAGACATCCCTGAAAGTGGCGATGCCATGCCGGTCAATTTTCTCGGTCAGCCGCTTCTTGCCCTGCGCAACAAAGACGGCAACGTCCGCGTTTACGAAAATATCTGCCGTCACCGCGGGATGATCCTGGTAGAAGAACCGAAGAAAATAACCGGCGCAATCCGGTGTGCCTATCACTCATGGTGCTATGACCTCGATGGCAAGCTGCGCGCAACACCACATGTGGGCGGCCCCGGTAACAACACTCATGAGGATGTGAATCGCGATCAGCTTGGACTGAATATTGTTCGCTCCCACGTCTGGATGGACATCATTTTCGTCAATGTGTCCGGCACAGCGCCAGCCTTTGAGGACTATGCCGCGCATCTTCTTCAGCGCTGGAAAGAGTTCGATCATCCGATCTATCACGGCGGCCCGGATTCAAGCTTCAAACTGGAAATCAAAACCAACTGGAAGCTGGCCGTAGAAAACTACTGCGAATCCTACCACCTGCCATGGGTTCACCCGGGTCTGAACGCCTATTCCCGGATCGAAGATCACTACAACATCAATGAATATGGCCACTATGCCGGCCAGGGAACGGTTGTTTACAACCCGACCCTCAATGACGACGGCAAGACGCTGAAAAACTTCCCCGATCTGTCTTCAAAATGGGATACGGGCGCTGAATATATTGCGCTGTTCCCGAATGTTCTGCTGGGCGTTCATCGCGATCACACCTTCGCAATCATTCTGGAAGCCATCGACATGCACAACACGGTCGAGCATGTTGAGATCTACTACACAGATCCTGAGATGCTGACCGACGACTATGCCACATTACGCCAGCAGAATGCCGGTATGTGGAAAGGCGTGTTCGTCGAAGACATCTTTGTTGTTGAAGGCATGCAGAGAGGCCGGAGTGCCCATCAGTTTGATGGCGGTCGCTTCTCACCGGTTCTCGACACGGCAACCCACTGCTTCCATCACTGGGTCGCTTCCCGTTTCATGCCGGAAGCCGAAGCAGCAGAATAA
- a CDS encoding GcvT family protein, whose product MKTHVRVAVIGGGLVGCSILYHLTKLGWKDVVLLERDELTSGSTWHAAAGIHGLHDNNNISKLQYYTMKLYKELEQETGQGCGIFQPGSIYLAQTKDREHQLRIQAAKARYFDVDFHEVSIAEAKELHPLVDFTGIRCAMFEQDGGNVDPSGVTHAYAQGAKQNGAEIYRFTPVVETNQREDGTWDVVTTKGTIHAEIVVNAAGLWGREVARMAGFELPLMTMEHQYFVTETIEEIAGMDRRLPSIADRDGEYYLRQEGLGLLVGAYEKDGRFWAEDGTPMNFGHELLPDDLDRISDNIMRACERIPALAEAGIKRVINGPMIWSPDSSALFGPVPELKNYYCCNGIIPGFSQSGGLGSLLAQWIVEGEPELDLFPWDMARYDSAWATKSFTKARALDCYAHRFKIHFPFEEREAGRPARMRPVYERQKEKGAVFGLNYGWEHPLWYAPEGVEAIEDYGFERQAWFKHVGNECRALREAVGVIDVSNFAKYEIKGPGAHDWLDKVVANRVPTIDGRSCLTPLLGKRGGIAGDFTITKLADDHYYMVGSGIAERYHKRFFNAVPLPEDTTFDCLTESWTGFNIAGPKARDLMLRLTDEDLSNDSFRFMRSKVMTVAGIEARVLRVSFTGDLGYEVYVPQEKQLALYDALFEAGTDLGIVPVGGRALGSLRVEKGYGSWSREYSPEYWPQEVGLDRLIKLDKGDFLGKDAYLALKDKTPREMLSLFEVNVTNADATGGEPIFAEDGTPVGRVSTGAYGFTCGKSLALGFVKTEYHKPGDTFEIAILGQPHKAVLLDKPPFDPDGERLRG is encoded by the coding sequence ATGAAAACGCATGTGCGCGTGGCAGTAATCGGCGGTGGCCTTGTTGGCTGCTCAATCCTCTATCACCTGACGAAACTTGGCTGGAAAGACGTCGTTCTTCTGGAACGTGACGAGCTGACCTCCGGTTCAACATGGCATGCGGCTGCCGGTATTCACGGCTTGCATGATAACAACAATATTTCCAAGCTTCAGTACTATACAATGAAGCTCTACAAGGAACTTGAGCAGGAAACCGGTCAGGGCTGCGGCATTTTTCAGCCAGGCTCCATCTATCTGGCCCAGACCAAGGACCGTGAACATCAGCTCCGCATTCAGGCCGCCAAGGCGCGTTATTTCGACGTTGATTTCCACGAAGTATCCATTGCTGAAGCAAAGGAACTGCATCCGCTGGTCGACTTCACCGGCATCCGATGTGCCATGTTCGAGCAGGATGGCGGCAATGTGGATCCGTCCGGTGTCACCCATGCATACGCGCAGGGTGCCAAACAGAACGGCGCAGAAATCTATCGCTTCACACCTGTGGTCGAAACCAATCAGCGGGAGGATGGCACCTGGGACGTAGTGACGACCAAAGGCACCATTCATGCCGAAATCGTGGTCAACGCCGCAGGTCTCTGGGGCCGCGAAGTGGCCAGGATGGCAGGTTTCGAACTGCCGCTGATGACCATGGAACATCAGTATTTTGTCACTGAAACAATTGAGGAAATCGCTGGCATGGACCGCCGCCTGCCATCGATCGCCGATCGCGACGGAGAATATTACCTGCGTCAGGAGGGTCTGGGCCTTCTGGTCGGAGCCTATGAGAAAGACGGACGCTTCTGGGCCGAAGACGGCACACCGATGAATTTCGGCCACGAACTTCTGCCTGACGATCTGGACCGTATTTCCGACAACATCATGCGGGCCTGTGAACGCATTCCAGCCCTGGCCGAGGCCGGTATCAAACGGGTGATCAACGGTCCGATGATCTGGTCCCCGGATTCATCCGCCCTGTTTGGCCCGGTGCCGGAGCTGAAAAACTACTACTGCTGTAACGGCATTATCCCGGGCTTCAGCCAGTCCGGTGGTCTAGGCTCGCTTCTCGCCCAGTGGATTGTTGAAGGTGAACCTGAGCTGGATCTCTTCCCCTGGGACATGGCTCGCTATGACAGCGCCTGGGCGACCAAGAGCTTCACGAAGGCACGGGCGCTTGATTGCTATGCCCATCGCTTCAAAATCCATTTCCCGTTTGAAGAACGCGAAGCAGGTCGCCCGGCCCGCATGCGTCCGGTTTATGAACGGCAAAAGGAAAAAGGCGCTGTCTTCGGCCTCAACTATGGCTGGGAGCACCCGCTCTGGTATGCACCAGAAGGCGTGGAAGCAATTGAAGACTATGGCTTTGAACGCCAGGCATGGTTCAAGCATGTGGGTAATGAATGCCGTGCCCTGCGTGAAGCAGTTGGTGTCATCGATGTCTCCAACTTCGCCAAATACGAGATAAAAGGCCCCGGTGCTCATGACTGGCTCGACAAGGTCGTCGCCAACAGGGTTCCGACCATTGATGGCCGATCCTGCCTGACACCGCTTCTCGGGAAGCGTGGCGGCATCGCTGGCGATTTCACCATCACAAAACTGGCGGATGACCATTATTACATGGTGGGCTCGGGTATTGCCGAGCGTTACCACAAGCGCTTCTTCAATGCAGTGCCCTTGCCGGAAGACACAACCTTTGACTGCCTGACAGAATCCTGGACAGGCTTCAATATCGCCGGACCAAAGGCCCGCGACCTGATGCTGCGGCTGACCGATGAAGATCTGTCTAATGACAGCTTCAGGTTCATGCGGTCCAAAGTCATGACTGTGGCCGGGATTGAGGCCCGGGTGCTGCGCGTGTCCTTCACCGGTGATCTTGGCTATGAGGTCTATGTCCCTCAGGAGAAACAGCTCGCGCTCTATGACGCCCTGTTTGAAGCAGGAACTGACCTGGGCATCGTGCCGGTGGGTGGTCGTGCGCTTGGCTCCTTGCGCGTTGAGAAGGGCTATGGAAGCTGGAGCCGCGAATATTCCCCGGAATACTGGCCGCAGGAAGTCGGCCTCGACCGGCTGATCAAACTCGACAAGGGAGACTTCCTTGGCAAGGACGCCTATCTGGCGCTGAAGGACAAGACCCCTCGCGAAATGCTCAGCCTCTTCGAAGTGAACGTTACAAACGCAGACGCCACCGGTGGTGAACCGATCTTCGCCGAAGATGGCACTCCTGTCGGGCGCGTTTCAACCGGCGCCTACGGATTCACATGCGGGAAGTCCCTCGCCCTTGGCTTCGTCAAGACCGAGTATCACAAGCCCGGCGACACTTTTGAAATCGCCATTCTCGGCCAGCCCCACAAGGCGGTGCTTCTGGACAAGCCTCCGTTCGATCCGGATGGAGAGCGTTTGCGGGGGTAA
- a CDS encoding cytochrome b: protein MSQSSDSWTDAFGVGEITRRKALAIRLLHWSVVVLFIVAFATAYKAFDFHTSMPVWVRDALFAAHRLSGMLAGLLLLIWLLVRLSAFIRLARERVRPKILDLFHFGLGIACFILPVLPWIARSQDGRTAELYSLLPTYNSMSPPTTNFVYKLLAEHRDLADIVLILLGIHIAGALFHRFVLKDRVMWSMWFGGKSG from the coding sequence TTGGAGAGATAACCCGACGCAAGGCGCTCGCAATCCGGCTTCTTCACTGGAGTGTGGTTGTGCTGTTCATTGTGGCTTTTGCGACGGCCTACAAGGCGTTTGATTTCCATACGAGCATGCCGGTCTGGGTGCGGGATGCTCTGTTCGCTGCTCATCGTTTATCGGGCATGCTCGCCGGTTTGCTGTTGCTGATCTGGCTGCTGGTGCGGTTATCAGCGTTTATCCGTCTGGCAAGGGAGCGTGTCCGGCCGAAAATTCTGGACCTTTTTCACTTCGGGCTGGGAATAGCCTGCTTCATCCTGCCGGTTCTGCCGTGGATTGCGCGCAGTCAGGATGGCCGGACGGCGGAGCTCTATTCTCTCCTCCCAACCTATAATTCGATGTCCCCGCCAACGACCAACTTTGTTTACAAGCTTCTGGCTGAACACAGAGATCTGGCTGATATCGTGCTGATATTGCTTGGCATCCATATTGCCGGAGCGTTGTTCCACCGGTTTGTTCTGAAAGACCGTGTGATGTGGAGCATGTGGTTCGGTGGCAAGTCGGGATAA